A genomic segment from Salmo trutta chromosome 38, fSalTru1.1, whole genome shotgun sequence encodes:
- the LOC115178832 gene encoding MAPK regulated corepressor interacting protein 2 — MMYTITRGPSKLVTQRRTGPTQQIENKTNDLKLKPTPWLSLNSPTPKIVFNRLNGKRYHTAASQKEDTTSEGFTPAHEENVRFVYEAWQEIEQQLAGDGEGSVEPAAVCGQGPVQYTEKTPSTTTKNFVPIDLEEWWAQRFLANIANLS, encoded by the exons ATGATGTACACTATTACTAGAGGTCCCAGTAAACTTGTTACACAGCGCAGGACAG GTCCCACGCAGCAAATTGAGAATAAAACCAACGACTTGAAGCTCAAACCGACCCCCTGGTTGTCCTTAAA CTCTCCAACCCCTAAGATAGTGTTTAATCGCCTGAACGGGAAGAGATACCACACTGCAGCCTCACAGAAGGAAGACACCACATCTGAAGGCTTCACCCCGGCCCATGAAGAGAATGTCCGATTTGTGTACGAAG CATGGCAGGAAATAGAGCAGCAGCTGGCAGGAGatggagagggcagtgtggagcctGCTGCTGTATGTGGCCAGGGGCCCGTGCAGTACACAGAGAAGACCCCCAGTACCACAACGAAGA ACTTTGTGCCTATAGACCTGGAGGAGTGGTGGGCCCAGCGCTTCCTGGCCAACATCGCTAACCTGTCGTGA
- the LOC115177853 gene encoding glycerophosphodiester phosphodiesterase 1, whose amino-acid sequence MLQLGDEIALFSVVFAFVLLGTRSPIWSTALTACLYAFLIMFRFPQVPTSQARQVLRPAKNAASGGVSLVAHRGGGHDAPENTMAAIREAHKNGATGVELDLEFTSDGVPILMHDETVDRTTNGSGPLTQLSFSELSKLDAAAKHRLSDKFQGEKVPTLQEAVEECIKLQLTIYFDVKGHPDEAAAALKEMYQKHPVLYNTSIVCSFEPKVIYRMRQADPEVVTALTHRPWSLSRLGDGTPRFSSLWKHHWMQVLDVILDWAHHHLLWNLCGVSAFLVQKNFISLDYVQYWAQRGVEVVGWTVNTAEEKQYYQEILNVNYITDSLLEDCDPHY is encoded by the exons ATGCTGCAACTCGGAGACGAAATCGCCCTATTCTCTGTGGTGTTCGCGTTCGTTCTCCTCGGAACACGGAGCCCGATATGGTCCACCGCCCTCACCGCCTGCCTCTATGCCTTTCTGATCATGTTCCGTTTTCCCCAAGTCCCGACCAGCCAGGCGAGACAGGTGCTTCGGCCCGCTAAGAACGCTGCTTCGGGTGGGGTGTCCCTAGTCGCTCACCGGGGTGGAGGGCATGATGCGCCGGAAAATACCATGGCTGCCATCCGGGAG gCCCATAAGAACGGGGCGACCGGCGTAGAGCTGGACTTGGAGTTCACATCAGATGGAGTCCCTATTCTGATGCACGATGAGACTGTAGACCGAACCACCAACGGGTCGGGACCCCTCACACAGCTAAGCTTCTCTGAGCTGAGTAAACTGGACGCAGCCGCTAAGCACCGACTCAG TGACAAGTTCCAGGGAGAGAAGGTCCCCACTCTGCAGGAGGCTGTGGAGGAATGCATCAAACTGCAGCTCACCATCTACTTTGACGTCAAAGGTCACCCAGATGAG gcaGCGGCAGCCCTAAAGGAGATGTATCAGAAACACCCTGTGCTTTACAACACCAGCATCGTCTGTTCCTTTGAGCCCAAAGTCATCTACAGG ATGCGTCAGGCTGACCCGGAAGTGGTGACGGCGCTGACCCACCGGCCATGGAGCCTTAGTCGGTTGGGTGACGGCACGCCGCGCTTCTCGTCGCTATGGAAACACCACTGGATGCAGGTGCTAGACGTGATACTGGACTGGGCCCACCACCACCTGCTCTGGAACCTCTGTGGCGTCTCTGCCTTCCTGGTGCAGAAGAACTTCATATCACT GGACTATGTTCAGTACTGGGCCCAGAGAGGGGTTGAGGTGGTGGGCTGGACAGTCAACACAGCTGAGGAGAAACAATACTACCAGGAGATACTCAACGTCAACTACATCACTGACAGCCTACTGGAGGACTGTGATCCTCACTACTGA
- the LOC115177854 gene encoding transmembrane protein 186 translates to MHRSTTLFPRLSYHVLAHCRGYCVLRRSSRSLICGPQSHVVSRLDPRWTPSIQHSYPVPPSPHVTTLTKYSDLSTQKYNLIYSLPHIKLLRAVSRLKLLQTGITMLLLPPVYYMYSQGDASYLLVSYSTGIAAFAAVMLYSASHYLRRVVGMMYLDESQTTLKVSHLTFWGRRKDVYLPVTDVMTLGDTGDSIGETILRLKRYSSSETLYFSTRLGRVVDRQAFEKVFGPLI, encoded by the exons ATG CATAGGTCTACAACACTCTTCCCTCGGCTGTCCTACCATGTGCTGGCCCACTGCAGAGGATACTGTGTGTTGAGACGCAGCTCAAGGTCGCTAATCTGTGGCCCACAATCCCATGTAGTCAGCCGACTGGACCCAAGATGGACGCCTAGTATCCAACACAGCTACCCAGTACCCCCATCCCCCCACGTCACTACTCTCACCAAATACTCTGACTTATCCACCCAAAAATACAACCTCATCTACTCCTTACCTCACATCAAACTCCTGAGAGCGGTCTCCCGACTCAAACTGCTCCAAACCGGAATCACCATGCTCTTACTCCCGCCCGTCTACTACATGTATTCCCAAGGAGATGCTTCGTACCTGCTGGTTAGCTACAGCACGGGGATAGCGGCGTTCGCCGCCGTCATGCTCTACTCGGCTAGTCACTACCTCAGACGCGTCGTCGGGATGATGTACCTGGATGAGTCCCAGACGACGCTGAAAGTGTCTCACCTGACGTTCTGGGGACGCAGGAAGGACGTGTATCTGCCTGTGACGGACGTTATGACACTGGGGGACACCGGGGACTCCATAGGGGAGACTATATTGAGGTTGAAGCGATATAGTAGTTCTGAGACGCTGTACTTCTCGACTAGACTGGGACGTGTGGTGGATAGGCAAGCCTTTGAGAAAGTGTTTGGGCCTTTGATTTGA